In a single window of the Rhopalosiphum padi isolate XX-2018 chromosome 1, ASM2088224v1, whole genome shotgun sequence genome:
- the LOC132932061 gene encoding ribonucleoside-diphosphate reductase large subunit-like yields the protein MSDYAGKQNTKLFVKKRDGRMEEVMMDKITLRIEQLCEGLNMDYIDPPEITLYVIGDLCPGITTVQIDNLAAETAAYLTTKHPDFAVLAARIAISNLYKETKENFSDVVYDLYNMPNERNKSRMPIISDFHYDIIMKHADRLNNAIKHDRDYAYSYFGFKTLEKSYLLKINGKVVERPQHLLMRVSIGIHGEDIDAAIETYDLMSLKYFTHASPTMFNASTPRPQLSSCFLVANKSDSLEDFGKTVKTCAKISQSAGGIGVHLHNVSAAGTTWTKYPKHESHGLVEPLKVLNDLAQYIDQGGRRPGAVAVYIEPWHADIYTYTELRKNTGNKEEKTRDLFLALWIPDEFMRRVEADQSWSLMCPRKCPGLSDVWGDDFVKLYKKYEDEKLYNKQVPARELWFRIITSQIETGMPYMLYKDACNAKSNQKNLGTIKCSNLCTEVIQYTSPEEVAVCNLASIAVNMFVKPNGEYDFQKLLEITKIVTKNLNKVIDVNYYPVIEAETSNKRHRPIGIGVQGLADLFLLMRFPFGSPESRKLNLQIFETLYYGALEASCELAEKYGTYSSYQGSPISQGIFQYDMWNVKPTDLWNWDILKEKIAKHGVRNSLLLAPMPTASTAQILGNNESIEPYTTNLYYRRTLSGEFSVINRHLLNDLIKLDLWNEDMRNKLIYYKGSVQKIENIPDNIKELYKTNWELSQKIILDMAADRAAYIDQSQSLNIHIEQPSISKISSVHFYGWKKGLKTGMYYLRTRPAADPIQFTVNKTTLSNNVAIQTEKNDALSMQQLVCSLENKDACMMCGA from the exons ATGTCCGACTATGCAGGAAAGCAGAACACAAAACTATTTGTTAAAAAGCGTG aTGGACGTATGGAAGAAGTGATGATGGACAAGATCACGTTACGAATTGAACAATTATGTGAAGGCCTCAACATGGACTACATTGATCcg CCTGAAATTACACTTTATGTAATTGGTGATTTATGCCCAGGCATAACTACTGTACAAATTGACAATTTAGCTGCTGAAACTGCTGCTTATTTAACAACTAAACATCCAGATTTTGCTGTACTTGCTGCACGTATTGCAATTTCTAATCTTTATAAAGAAACTAAAGAAAATTTCAGtg aTGTAGtttatgatttgtataatatgcccAATGAAAGAAATAAAAGCCGCATGCCAATCATTTCGGATtttcattatgatattattatgaaacatgCTGATCGTTTGAATAATGCTATTAAACATGATAGAGATTATGCTTACAGTTATTTTGGATTTAAG ACACTTGAAaagtcatatttattaaaaattaatggtaAAGTTGTAGAACGTCCTCAACATTTATTAATGAGGGTTTCAATTGGAATTCATGGTGAAGACATCGATGCAGCCATAGAAACTTACGATTTAATGTCATTAAAGTATTTTACTCATGCTTCACCAACAATGTTCAATGCCTCTACACCTAGACCCCAACTTTCAag TTGTTTTTTGGTGGCTAATAAATCAGATTCATTGGAAGACTTTGgtaaaacagttaaaacatGTGCCAAAATTTCTCAATCTGCTGGTGGTATTGGTGTACATCTCCACAATGTTAGTGCAGCTGGTACAACATGGACCAAATATCCAAAACATGAATCACATGGTCTTGTTGAACCCTTAAAAGTTCTTAATGATTTGGCTCAATATATTGACCAAGGTGGAAga AGACCCGGGGCAGTTGCTGTTTATATTGAGCCTTGGCATGCtgatatatatacttatacagagTTACGTAAAAATACTGGcaataaagaagaaaaaactAGAGATTTATTTTTGGCTCTTTGGATACCTGATGAATTCATGAGACGTGTTGAGGCTGATCAATCTTGGAGTTTAATGTGCCCACGTAAATGCCCCGGTCTTTCAGATGTCTGGGGTGATGATTTTGTAAAACTTTACAAAaa GTACGAAGATGAAAAACTTTACAACAAGCAGGTACCAGCTAGAGAATTATGGTTCCGTATAATAACTTCTCAAATTGAAACTGGTATGCCGTATATGTTGTACAAAGATGCATGTAATGCTAAGAGCAATCAGAAAAATCTTGGTACAATTAAGTGTAGTAATCTTTGTACCGAAGTCATTCAGTACACTTCACCAGAAGAG GTAGCAGTATGTAATCTAGCTTCAATTGCAGTAAATATGTTTGTTAAACCTAATGGAgaatatgattttcaaaaacttttagaaattactaaaattgtCACAAAAAATTTGAACAAAGTCATAGATGTCAACTATTATCCTGTCATAgaa GCTGAAACATCAAATAAACGACATCGTCCTATTGGTATTGGTGTCCAAGGGTTAGCAGATTTATTCTTATTGATGAGATTTCCATTTGGCTCTCCTGAATCACGAAaacttaatttacaaatatttgagaCTTTGTATTATGGTGCGTTAGAAGCTAGTTGTGAATTAGCTGAAAAATATGGAACTTATTCATCTTATCAAGGATCACCAATTAGTCAAGGA attttccaGTATGATATGTGGAATGTAAAGCCTACTGACCTATGGAATTGggatatattaaaagaaaaaattgctAAACATGGTGTTAGAAATTCATTGTTATTAGCACCAATGCCTACTGCTTCAACAGCTCAAATTCTTGGAAATAATGAATCTATAGAACCATATACCACAAATCTATACTATAGACGTACTCTTAGTGGAGAATTTAGT GTGATCAATCGTCATTTATTGAATGATCTAATTAAGCTTGACCTATGGAATGAAGACATgagaaataaattgatttactaCAAAGGATCAGTACag aaaatagaaaatattccaGACAATATTAAAGAATTGTACAAAACAAATTGGGAATTATCTCAAAAAATCATATTAGATATGGCTGCAGATCGAGCCGCATATATTGATCAATCTCAATCATTAAATATTCACATTGAACAACCAAGTATTAGTAAAATATCATCTGTACATTTTTATGGATGGAAAAAG GGCTTAAAAACTGGTATGTACTATTTGCGAACCAGACCAGCTGCTGATCCTATACAGTTTACAGTTAATAAAACTACACTATCTAATAATGTTGCAATTCAAACTGAGAAGAATGATGCACTAAGTATGCAACAATTGGTGTGTTCATTGGAAAACAAAGATGCTTGTATGATGTGTGGTGCTTAG
- the LOC132918714 gene encoding uncharacterized protein LOC132918714, protein MDYDLYDMELARYNLKQKRIKNWINIRNQSKDPNTNSESNSSELYEKEKKLMFTGINNLMTQLIIDRDRLINSRIYRTNSENKKIFDDFNNRMQSAHSIINQLKSLIRLEKSFWIGIKYNKNTTKTRQKLREFRKKINWMQNSISSVVNRYNEIRMFLNLPKDNLYTEIKNQMKPFEINYVSKKRREEIERRAKFKETELILYDLRSPTELLNNRIVDHGITPTYRFLTRNTSGQQFIYNYSCSLFGMYVEGSGTSKNEAKLNTASEMIRSIIKKQLNRTLSPHIRAFNDYELKTLSPLIKFKANYVDELKDECVKNMHQPPIYTLLSEPKKDYKLSNHYSIQCNAMDLVAIGHSNKRSAAKQMAAQNIINLWKKLYPKMHMI, encoded by the exons atggaCTATGAt ctatatgaCATGGAATTGGCTAGGTATAATCTTAAacaaaaacgaattaaaaactGGATAAATATCAGAAATCAGTCAAAAGACCCCAACACCAACTCCGAATCCAACTCGTCTGAACTATATGAAAAAGAAAAGAAACTAATGTTTACAGGTATCAATAATCTTATGACTCAGCTCATAATCGATAGAGATCGTTTGATTAATTCCA gAATTTACAGAACCAATTCTGAGAACAAAAAAATCTTCGATGATTTTAATAACCGCATGCAATCAGCTCATAGCATTATTAATCAGCTAAAAAGTTTGATACGATTAGAAAAATCTTTTTGgattggaataaaatataataagaatacaaCAAAAACCAGACAAA aattaaggGAATttagaaagaaaataaattggatGCAGAATTCAATATCTTCAGTTGTTAATAGATATAACGAAATAAGAATGTTTTTAAATCTTCCAAAGGACAATTTgtatacagaaataaaaaatcaaatgaaaccgtttgaaataaattatgtgtcTAAAAAAAGAAGAGAAGAAATA gaACGTCGAGCTAAATTTAAAGAAACAGAactaattttatatgatttgaGATCACCAACGGAATTGTTAAACAATAGAATTGTAGATCATGGAATAACTCCAACTTATCGGTTCCTTACAAGAAACACATCGGgtcaacaatttatttacaactACTCGTGTTCATTGTTTGGGATGTATG TTGAAGGAAGTGGTACTAGCAAGAATGAAGCAAAGCTAAATACAGCTTCTGAAATGATACgttcaatcataaaaaaacaactaaatcGAACTCTTTCACCGCATATAAGAGCTTTTAACGATtatga ATTAAAAACCCTCAGTCCGTTAATTAAGTTTAAAGCAAATTATGTGGATGAATTGAAAGATGAATGCGTTAAAAATATGCACCAACCACCAATATATACACTTTTATCAGAGCCCAAAAAAGATTACAAACTGTCAAACCATTATTCAATCCAATGTAATGCGATGGACTTAGTTGCAATag GACACAGTAACAAACGATCAGCGGCCAAGCAAATGGCAgcacaaaatattatcaacttaTGGAAAAAATTGTATCCAAAAATGCATATGATATAG